The Sporosarcina ureae genomic sequence ATCAATTTTTATTAAAGATAGTATTAAAGAATAGTATGAAGTGAGTAGAATTTTAGAAAAACCGCGAAAAATGACCTAAATGAGAGAAAGGTGGGGAAATGATGGAGATTTATGGTGGTGCCATCAACCTGCTTGAAAAAGGATTGAATTACTCATCAGCAAAAGGTAAAGCAATTTCGCAAAATATAGCGAATGTAGACACACCCAACTATAAAACTAAAAGTGTTAATTTTAAAGAAGTGTTTTCCAACGCGAATAGTAAAGGCTTAGAGGCATATAAGACTGACTCGAAGCATTTAGATTTTACACATTCCACGACAAGTAAGACATTCGATATATCGAACTTACGATACCGACAAGATCGCAATGGTGTGGATATGGACAAACAACAGGCAGATTTAGCGGCCAATCAAATATATAACTCCGCTTTAATAGAGCGATTAAATGGGAAATTTAATTCATTACAAAGTGTTATTAAAGGAGGACGTTGATCATGAGTATATTTCATAGTCTGAACACGTCGACTTCTGCATTAACTGCTCAACGTTTACGTATGGATGTCATATCTTCCAATATGGCGAATGTCGATTCAACTCGGGCCAAGCAAGTAAATGGCGAATGGCAGCCGTATAGAAGGAAAACAGTCACATTACAACCGAAGGAAGGACAGTTCTCTTCATTTTTGCAAGCAGCGAAGGGTGTTCACTCACATGGGAATGCAGGGAATGGTG encodes the following:
- the flgB gene encoding flagellar basal body rod protein FlgB, whose product is MEIYGGAINLLEKGLNYSSAKGKAISQNIANVDTPNYKTKSVNFKEVFSNANSKGLEAYKTDSKHLDFTHSTTSKTFDISNLRYRQDRNGVDMDKQQADLAANQIYNSALIERLNGKFNSLQSVIKGGR
- the flgC gene encoding flagellar basal body rod protein FlgC; the protein is MSIFHSLNTSTSALTAQRLRMDVISSNMANVDSTRAKQVNGEWQPYRRKTVTLQPKEGQFSSFLQAAKGVHSHGNAGNGVAVTRVKEDRETPFKLVFDPSHPDANEEGYVEMPNIDPLREMIDLMSATRSYEANVTALNANKSMLMKALEIGK